Part of the Oncorhynchus tshawytscha isolate Ot180627B linkage group LG07, Otsh_v2.0, whole genome shotgun sequence genome, cttctgggttagagttccgcaccttgaaagcggcggctctaccctttagctcagtgcggatgttgcctgtaatccatggcttctggttggggtatgtacgtacagtcactgtggggatgacatcatcgatgcacttattgataaagccagggACTGATGTGGtttgtgatagcaaaacagtcctgtagtttagctgCTTCATCTGgccactttttttatagactgagtcactggtgcttcctgctttaatttgagcttttaagcaggaatcaggaggatagagttgtggtcgtaTTTACCAagtggagggcgagggagagcattgtacgcgtctctgtgtggagtgcaggtgatctagaatttttttccctctggttgcacatttaacatgttgatagaaatttgccCATGTTGATagaagtttccctgcattaaagtctccggccactaggagcgccgcctctgggtgagtggtttcctgtttgcatatttccttatacagctgactgagtgcggtcttagtgccaacatCTGTCTgcggtggtaaataaacagccacgaaaagtatagctgaaactctctaggcaagtagtgtggtctgcaatttatcacaatatactctacttcaggcgagcaaaatctagagacttccttagatttcgtgcacccactgttgtttacaaatatgcacagaccgccccacCCCCCATCTTaccagagtgtgctgttctatcttgccggtgcagcgtgtatcccgctagctgaatatccatgtcgtcattcagccacgattccgtgaaacatggGATATTagagtttttgatgtcccgttggtaggatattcgtgatcgtacctcgtctaatttattgtccaatgattgcacattggcgagtagtattgacggtaacggcagctttcccactcgccttctccgggtcctggcaaggcatccggctctttgtcttctgtacctgcgtcgcttcctcttgcaaataacaggGATGTCggctctgtggggtgtttggagaatttCCTCTGCGTCCTTCTTGTtgtagaaaaaatctttgtcaaaTCCGAgatgagtgatcgctgtcctgatatccagaagcaaTTTTTTGCCATAAGATATGGTTGttgaaacattatgtacaaaataagttacaaataacgcaaaaaaaacccacataatagcacaattggttgggcgcccgtaaaaccGCTGCCATTTCTTCCGCCGTAATTCAGCAGGTCAAATCACATttgtatgtattcctcagagatcctagaaggtaacaagatttcactatttcattaggggtgtagtatatcctataggacaccatatttggtcagagagcggcGCCTTAATGAAATGCCGGGCGGCCATCACTTGaacgactgtatctttgtcaaataagcaccaatcggggtcaaacaaagctagttAGATAGCCAAcgagctgggctttatgggagtatCCGGAAACCATGTATATGTCGTAAAATGTAGCTACTAACCTTGTACGGCAGTATGCCTTTGTACGACaggatattcagagttatgaactTATCAATaatggttgttttgcaaatgttgaacttataatatggctactaatacttggaaagctaaatcaaagtccaagtatacagatttgacgatattcttgcagaaaaattgAATAAAAATGTGAATGTCTTCTTcatgatttgcccaaatgtacctggggactTCACACTTAAAGTCTTGTTGTTCACTCATTTTTCACgttatccatctgaaactttgcacatacactgcttccatcttgtggacactatcggaattacaaccagagtgacgGCAATAactatggcctttctcttgcatttcaaagaaggTGGTAGAAAAAGACTGcttggttttttctttgtattttcttctaccagatctattgtgttatattctcctacattctcCTACagaattcacatttccacaaacttcaaagtgtttcctttcaaatggtaccaagaatatacatatctttgcttcagggcctgagctataggcagtttgatttgggtatgtcatttaggcgaaaattgtaaaaataaaaaaagggggCTTTTAATGAACTGCTTTAGAGATTCATTAACATTTAGCAAGGCACACTTCTGTTGTTTAATAGAAGCTCTCTCAATGGGCAGAGTGTGGGAAAGCTCTGGAAAGCAGAGTcatagtttagttttgtcagtccCACCAGCACCTGTGAGTCTCAACGGGGAAAAGGCACACTTTATGAGGGTAATAAaagaaagattaaataaaggGATCTCAGGTCTACCAAAGTTATGAAAGCCATTTTCAGTTTTTCTATCTCTATGATTAAACAATCTTTATTAGTAAATGTGTGTAGCCCACTTATTTGTGTAGACAGAAGTAAAGCACTCAAAACCACAAGGGAATTTAAAGTATTTTGTCATTAAACAAAAAGTAAAAATGTAAGGTTTTGTTCAAAAGTAGACACAGTCATGTGCTCGTTTGATTGGCTAACAATCCCTTTCTAAAAGTGTGATTGTCTGTGAAGTCAAGTTCTGTCTATAGTACAACACAGACCTAATTGCCGTCACAAATGGTTCACTGAGCGGCTTTTGTAGTGCATTGATCACAGGACTCAGTGTGGGAAAAACGACTAGCTCTCTCAAGACAGAGGACACAATCTGCTGCATCTGGACTCCCAAAACAGAGAGAGCATTCCATGCAAAACACATGACATCCTACTTTGCCCGATTATTGTCTAATTGTTCTATTTTTCTGGATTTAAAAAAGTTACATACTAAAATCACAAGGAATTACCAAATGGATATACTGTTTATAAATAAAGTGAAACAATTCAAGTCATTCATCATATCAGATTAACAGAGCTTAAAACAGAGCTTAAAAGTGCTTAAATGTGACCAAACTGCACGGTATCAAGGAAATAGCAGACTGTCCTTCAAAATGCAACAATCTAAAGGATTTGGGTAACACCAAGAGTTTTCATGTAGAGGATCTGCGTCGATCTCACATGTAAATTGTGATGATGAGTGTGTGCTCTATCAGTGTCATTGATCCCAACATCAGGCAGCAGATCTGGGGGTCACCACTTTCCCAGAGTCACACAGCACTCTGTGAGTCACTCTCCATCACCCACCACCCCTCCACCTGTTCCACTGAGACCTGACCATTGTCCCCCAGCAATAAGAACACTGAGCATGTGGCAGCTCCACATTCCTTATTGTCCTCCCAAGCTCACCCATTGGCTACAGACTGTGAGAAACTCCAACAAGCCCAAGACACACACTTTCATATGCAGATTTGGGACTATATATAGGAGAGGTGAAGCCAATAGAAATCAGATCACTTTCTACACAGAGACCTCTACAGCACAGAGATCCAGCCATGGCACCTACAATCACTTCAGAAATGATCCACTCTAAGGAGCATCTGAGTCTGACCAATAAGGTAAATTGAAGATTCAAATTCAAGGACATTTGTTTACTTTGATTGATGGTTTATTTGTTTCAATAATGCCATATCAGAATAAGGTTATTAatgactctcctcttctcttcttgcAGCTAAGAAAGCCAGTGGTGGAGAAGTTATTCAGAGATCGTATCAACAACAGCCTTGAGCAGCTCAAGTCTCTCCTGGGTCCAGAGATCCTCAACCATCAGTCTGACTCCAAGATGGAGAAAGCAGGCATCTTGGCGATGACAGTTTGCTTCCTGAGACGACAGAAACAGTACCAGTCAGTGAGCTCCTCCTCATGCTAAGCACCTGTCAATCAGGGTTACTCCAGGTGTGTCCAAGAGATTGTGCACTTCCTGTCCAAGGATGAGGTGAAGACACCATCTCAGAGAAGACAGCTGAGCCACTTCCAGAGCCTCCAGCCATCCTTTGATAAGAACAGGAGGGAGAGTGACCTGCCTCAGCTGAGCTCACCAGTCCAGCACAGCATCGGTAAAGAGAAGAGTCCCGTCAACAGCGCCCTCTGGAGGCCCTGGTAGAGTCCTGAAGAAGCTGCACTCAGACAAACTTGATGGACCATGTTGGTCTAAAGTTAATGTCATGGATGAGAATAGATCTTCTTTACCTTCTGTTTATGTAGGAGTTTTTACAAGTCTTTCTGTGATTGAGACTTTTCATTTCAGTTTAACCGCATTTCTGAAATCATAACCTTTATGTTTTGTGAAACGTGTTAGTTATGTCGATCGTGTGTTCATTCAAGATCAAAATAACCTGAATGATCTTTCATAAGGACTTTTGACCCACAATGTGTAGTTTATCATACCTTTTTTTGTCATTGTCAATGACTCATCTGTTTAAAGGTCAAAACGTATAAGAGAAAAcaactgtttgtttttttgttactgCTACATTTGTGTAGTGATATGGTCATGTTGACGTTATATTGAGCATCTTCTGTGAAGCCATTATCTGTTTGATATTGATCAACCTAAGCTAGAGCATCACTGAGAAAACTGTTCCCTCTCATTGTAAGATCTCTTGTTTATTTTCAAAAGACATTAACTGTGTATCCTATACTCTGTTAAAGTATATTATGTCTGGAGATTTATTGTTGTGATATTTAATCACTTTATTTCTATTGAAATATTTACCTTAAATTAAGGTTTTCAACGACGAGACTCATTGAACTACTCAATAAATACACAAATCATGAAATGAAATCTTGTTGTTTGTTACTCTATTCTTCTCTTGACAACCTTCCATCACAGTTATATTACTGATTTATCAAATTCCACATAGAGCTACGAGCTAGACCATATGGAGCTGAATCAAACAAAGCCTACTGTGAGTTTAGATTCTACAGAATTATCTTGAAAGAATAACACACTAAATATATATCGTTCACCTCTTTGTGCTTTGTTCAACATTTTCAGTGTACGATAAATATTTTTTTAGTCACACGTTGTAACTTCACATGAATTGGTTTGATATAGTCCGAAAATACGAATGAAACATTCAGGCTGTTTATTTGACATATAATATCACTGAAGTGTGATGTAGGTTGAAAGAGATAATTGATAATATGAGTTCCCAGAAGCATGGCTATGTTGTTTTTACTGACCTCACCTGTTTTACATAAATGTATTTTTAGTATATCAGAATGTATTCCAATTGAATTTAGTTTGTTCATCAGTGACTCCAGGTGTTGGAAGAAAACTTCTGCTGTCATCTTAGTGGTTTAAAAATGTACGGCTGCGGGGCTGCATAATGTGATGTGTAATAAGACACACTTCTATTGTTCCTCCATTGAAAGCAGTGAACGGAGAGAGCGTGGGAAATCCAGGAAAACGCACTCACAGAGCCCCTTTAGGGCAATAGATTCAGACCTCTAACCTGGACTGTCAGAGGTTAGAGCGAGGGTCTGGGTCTCAATGGGGAAATCTAGGGATCTATTGCTAATGAGCCTTTAAATGTTCTATATTTTGTGTCTTGCAGGAAGAAAACTGATAGAATATTAACATGATCAAAATAAAGGTTGAAGACATCATATTTTGATAATTAGCTTTGTTGCGCCACATTTGGGTagtacttcttcttcttcttcaagaTCAATGCAATTAGTCcagtatttacagtgcattctgaaagtattcagaccccttccctttttccacattttgttacgtttacagccatattctaaaattgatcaaattatttttttgctcatcaatctacacacaataccccataatgacaaagtgaaaacaggttttcagaaatgtttgctaatttataaaacctTAAAAACagaataccttatttaaataagtattcagactctttgcaatgagacttgaaattgagctcaggtgcatcctgtttccattgatcatccttgagatgtctccacaacttgattggagtccacctgtggtaaattcaatagattggacatgatttggaaaggcacacccctgttcttataagttcccacagttgacagtgcatgtcagagcaaaagccaagtcATGTCAAAAACCAAGTCAGCTCCGGGACAGAATTGTTTTGAGAAACAGATCTgagaaaggtaccaaaaaatggctgcagcattgaaggtccctaagagcacagtggcctccatcattcttcaatggaagaagtttgtaagaagactcgtcctagagctggccacccggcccaactgagcaatcggggaagaaaggccttggtcagggaagtaaccaagaacccaatggtcactctgacagagctccagacagagctctgtggagatggcactccaccaatcatttctccagcactccaccaatcaggccgttatggtaaagtgaccagacggaagccactcctcagtaaaaggcacatgacagcctgcttggagtttgccaagaggcacctaaagactctcagaccatgagaaacaagattctctggtctgatgaaaccaagattgaacactttggcccgaatgccaatgtgtcacgtctggaggattccgggcaccattcctacggtgaagcatggtggtggcagcatcatgctgtggggatgtttttcagcggcagggacagggagactagtcaggatcgagggtaagatgaatggagcaaagtacagggagattcttgatgaaaacttCCTCCAGACCGCTcaaactggggcaaaggttcaccttccaacatgacaacaaacattagcacacagccaagacaacgcaggagtggcttcggcacaagtcgctgaatgtccttgagtggcccagccagagcccggacttgaacccgatcgaacatctctggagagacctgaaaatagttttgcagcaacgctccccaaccaacctgacagaacttgagaggatctgcagagaagaatgggagaaattccccaaatactggtgtgccaagcttgcagcgtcacacccaagaagactcattgctgtaatcgctgccaaaggtgtttcaaaaaagtactgagtaaatggtctgaacacttatgAATATTTCCGCAATTAGTTTTTTGTTGACATTTGCACAAAtgataaaaatgtgtttttgtttgtcattatggggtatcgtgtgtatattgatgaggaaaataaacaatttaatccattttagaataaggctgtaacaaaataaaatgtgaaaaaagtcaagaggtctgaatacttttccgaatacactatatactgtttGTATGTTGGGTATAgttaaaacacactatttgtTTGTGTACACAAGCACACAGGTGTGCATTGATTATCTGTAACAGTGTATCTTTATcagtttttaaaataaaaatatttcagtAATGGGCTTTACCTGCAGTGGCTTTACGTGAACTGCCTGTGTAGAGATGAATTAGCATATAACAAGACACACTTCAATTGTTTAGGAAAAGCTCTCTCAATGGGCAGAGTGTGGGAAAGCTTTGAAGAGCAGAGTCTCTGTTTAGCCTCATCAGTACCACCTGTGAGTCTCAATGGGGAATAAGCACACTTGTATTGTTCAGTGGATAGAATGGGTGGGAGGGTGTATTTGGGGTTATTTATTACTCTTGATAACTTTATTATGATAACTTTCAATGCCATTTGTATTATGCATTATATTCCTATTTTCTGTATAATTATTGTAATGATGTTTCTATAACAGTGTATCAGCATCTTGTGAGTTCAGGACCTGAATCAGCCAGTCCTGGTTTTTCTCTCCAGAATCCAGATGGTCGGTGATGTCAGGCTCTTTCTATAGACAACACAGAGCCAATGGCCGTCACTACTAGTCCACTGAGCAGCTTTAGTAGTACATTCATCACAGCACACAGGACTCAGTGTGGGAAACTCAGATCCGCTCTCTACTCACACTAATCAATAGCCCCAAGACAGAGGACACATCTGCTACCTCTGAACTCTCAACACTGAAGGAGAATTCCCTCCATTCTCTGAATACAGAAGTAGTGAAGGTGTGTAGATACAAAACTCTTTCTCTTCAAGAAGAACATCAATAATCAATCACTTCAATACTCATAAATTAGACTCCACTTAAATGTGCACGTTTTTCATAGTTTGTTATGCATTTCATGTCGTATTGATCATACTGAGTGCAATAATTGGGAGGTTTTGTATTTGACACACATTTCTAAAAGGAATGAAGCCAATTTAGAGAAGGAGCCTAAGAAAGTACAATAAATAACCATCATCAGCCAGTCAACTGTGATCCAAACAGGATCTTAATAGCAGCCCTACCTTGAAATTAAACCCTTGGAGAGCACAACATATTCATATCAGCAGAATCAAAGAGGTCAAACCCAACTTCTAGTGCTTAAATGTGACTGAACCTGTACTGTATCAAAAATAATGGTATTCAACAACAAACCCAACAATCAAAAGGACCTGTGTAGCACCAAACGTTTTAATGTAGAGGATCTGTGTAAATTGTGatgatgagtgtgtgttctgtcagTGTCATTGATCCCAACATCAGGCAGCAGATCTGGGGGTCACCACTTTCCCAGAGTCACACAGCGCTCTGTTAG contains:
- the LOC112255476 gene encoding transcription factor HES-5-like, whose product is MAPTITSEMIHSKEHLSLTNKLRKPVVEKLFRDRINNSLEQLKSLLGPEILNHQSDSKMEKAGILAMTVCFLRRQKQYQSVSSSSC